In Augochlora pura isolate Apur16 chromosome 3, APUR_v2.2.1, whole genome shotgun sequence, the sequence TTTGACGAATGTAAGCCAGGCGTTACCACGGAACCATGAACAGACGAACTTGCTGTGCTTATACTGATTGCACTTGGACTTTGTATATCTTCTGGTTTGAATTCCGGTAGAGATGAAAATTTTTCTTGGAAATTAACTTGTTCAAGTACTCTGGAATTATACGTTTAATATAGACATTTCTAAAATGCTAATTgttacaagaaataattatctgaaacaatttataatacctGTCCATTCCATCTTCGACATTCTTTTTGAAAAAGGACCCTTTCTTATTAGATGGAGACGGCGAAGCATGAGATTCTgagaaattttgttgttgttgcatTTGTTCTGTGGTCTGGGATGTGCTTATTTGTGGACGATTGTCACAATGCTGAGACGTCAGAGGCCCATGGTCTCCTGCATTTGATGTGGGAGGCATTGCTACACAAATGTAATGATCCTTTCAGTATATCTCCCATCATTTAATGacagatatatttttctaaagatttttttattattcatgctTATTCTTTTCATGAAGGCAACTATTGAAAAATCATACCCATTGATTGTCTCCTTTGCAACGGTGCTCGACCAAGTTGTGCCGGAGTTGGAGCAAGCATGAAAGGCCCCTTACTTGGACCtatatcattattttgaatttcatccATAGAATACGATTTATTGGTTGAGATTTCTGTACTACCATGATTGTTAAGCGGTGTATGAGGAGTATGCGGGGTAGATGGCGGTTTGTGTTTGTCATTTGTAGTCGGCAAAAGAATGTTCACCGTATCTTTTCTCTCTTGATCAGGTTTGGTATTGGTtactaaaacaaaataaaccgATTTTTAGTTTGTGTTATCGTAATTGCAttacgaaagaaaatgttaaatgttaaagttgcaatttaatcattattacgACTCACCATAAAACTGAGCGTGATTGCTTCCTACttggttttcatttttttcaggTTCTGCAAGACGTGTTATTGGATGACCAATGCCTCGGTAAGACGACGTAGTGGAAGTTGTCGAAACCGAGTAAGGTTTACTCACAATAACACTTTGAGTCTCCATCTTATTACCAGAAACTAAACCTTGTGAAGATATGTTACGATTGCCGGCATCTATAATCAGTAAATACGATGAACTGCAAGGTCGAACTTAAAATTCAACGATAAATAcgtatagtaaaattattttttataatctcGACTTACCAGAAATTGGGATTTGAAAGCCACAGAACATCCTGGGGTGTTGCGGTGTTGGTCCAAGGTACTGCGATCCCTGCTGCGGTTTGGAAACAGCCACCATATCGTTATCGAGCAATGTTACAGTGAACGATTGTTGATAAGGGACAGCTGAAGTAAGGGGGCGAAGAATAGTGCCTAAGGATTGCAGCGGCTGCTGTTGTTTAAACAGAGCCATCATGGATTTTCAACCAAACTGTCACTtacgttatatttttaacttaatgTCTGAGTTTATTCGCATGTGTTTACATAAAACCCTTTAATAAAACTGCAATGCTCATTGCTCCCTCAATTCAggttttaaaatgaaaaacaaaatttgaccAATGCTGCAGTTAAATAAGTAGGCACGTGCGAATAGCACTCTTATTACACTATTCAATTCTATAGTAACTACTCATACCTTACTcttagataattattaatttttaaaataagtttgCATATTACTTAACGACAAAGTTTAAGAGAAGTATGAcgacaatacaataaaacgtTACAAATacgttttttattaatcacatGAAATATACTAATCTAGTAATCATCACACGATGAATGCAAAATTTGTCCATATATTCACACATGCCTGAAGAAAAAGGAGCCGTCGAAGAAGGATTTCAGGAAAACTAGACATTACTGTGCACACGATTCTATCTTATCTGGATTATTTAGGTATGTATGTTACTTTTAAACATCTTTggttatttatacttataatacTTACAGAATGTAATACCGGAGCAGCCGTAAATTTAGGCATATTCCTTCCGTTTTCATGAATGCTTGCCACCAGATTGCTCATACTATATTGAGTACTGTATTGCTGTTCGCTTTTTACCGGCTCCGGTTTAATAACTTTGGGAGATATTGGCATCGTTATGAATGCCCCACCAGTAGGTTGAAAACCGGATACCCCAGTTGGATTGACAGGACTGTGATAAGGATACGTGCTCGACAAAACAGATACTGTTCCTCCTTTATCCATAGAAGTGTGGTGATACTTCGTTGTAGTCTCTATACCTGTTGAAGGTATTCGTGCTAAACAAACGGAGACATTTACTTTACTATAACACACCTATtactaaacaataattttccatcAAACGATAAAACAAACCTTTTATTGGTTTAGGCCTGCATGTAATTTCTTGCTTCACCGTCATCGTCTCCCTCTTTTGACCACTCACAGGCGAAAATCGTGATTGCGTGTAACATTTCTTTTCACCATCTTCGTCTTGTATATCATTATCGCTGTCTGTTAATTTATCTTTGCATTTCAAATCTATTTCAGGTTGTGGATCCTCGCAAATTACCATTTGGTCTTCATCCGATACATTTCCGTCTTCATCCTGCTTTAAATCTGGTTCAGTGTTTTCGATCTGTACAGGCATTTCCATTATCCGATGCGCGTGCGACTGATTAATAACCTGGGTAAATAATGCTTGTAATGTAACCAAGTGTATTAAAACTTTTACAGGATtaatcaaagaaattaatataaaaaatgcattgTACCTCAATCGGAGGAGCTTCAGTATAGACTGTAGAAACGGGAACAGTAATTTCGTCATTGGCTCTTGGTGTTAATGGTACATCGTCCGTTGGTGGTCCCATATCTGTATCTTCTCCGGTACTGTTCAATTTTCCCCGAGAATCACTGCCTTTGAAACTCGTTGTAGAAGATTTTCGCCTATCTTTACTGCACCATTTCCAATCTGGATGTGCTTTAAAATGCGCTTCTTTCACTTCTGACGCAAGATCATGATACTTTTGCTTTTCTTCTGGACCCAATGCGTACCACCACTCTCCTAATATTTTGGATACAGTACGATTATCCTGATTCGGATGTCTCTGGTGCACTAGTGCACGGTGACGCTTTGAGAAAATCATAAATGCGTTCATTGGCCGCCGTATTCGATCCTTAGTCTAAAAACAAGAATGCATTGTAagtgtttaattatttgtttcaattaattttgaaccGTCATTTTTATCTTGTAACCAGAgcgttcaattttaaattattgtaataatttggGCTCACTTTAAGTGGACTTTGAGGCTCCTTGGAATGCAATGCACTAAGTGACTGACTGCGTCTCTTATTGGCATTAGCTTCCACTTCTGCAGGTGTTGTCGGCTCTGCTTCAAAAACGTCATCATCTTCCTCTTCAGCAGGCGTAATAGGATCTGGTCCAGGACCAGGTCCATCTTCACCAGGCGTACTCATACTTATTGGAATTGGAGGTGCACTCAAAGGTGGGCTTAGGGTGGATGGTGGAGGACTCACTTCTGATTGATCTAGTACTGTCGTCTGCCAGGGAAAAGCTGCAATGAAATTTGTGCGTGAGTTGCAATGATTATAGTTAGTAATGATGTAGAAATATTAGCTAAGAAAGTAATAATGATGttgttacatattaatatatatttattgttaaatatacatatatgcaattgtgttaatattatgtcgttataattgttttatgaatCAAATTACAGAAGCACTTTAATAtggttataaaatattttttcatgacacttttcaaacaattaaacactattcttttaaataacttaGAAAATAATACTCCAATATTCGCAATACAAAGGGAACATCACTCTACCCCAACATTaaagtaacattaaatatgattttcgTATTCAAGTTAGagtagaaaatatatgatatacatTTGAAATACGAGTAAAAACTGATTAGCTACTTTTGTTGTAAAATAGATAATGGTATATAGAgagtttatttgaatttcagtAAAAAGGAAGAACATTATAGGCTAATGATTATAAAAAGGAAGATATTTAccataaacaataaaatagaaaaatattatttctaatgtaCCTATTAGTACATTTTTTGTACACAAATCTTTAAATGTGAagaaactaattttataaaagatatatGCTAATGATAGTAAACATGTGTtgtacttaaaatataatgataatgttgtacttcatatattatttgaaaagtaCTAATTAAAGACTCTTTTTATCATATAACTAGTATACGTAAATATATGTCTATATTTATCACTGTCAATgtattttacaacaattatGAATGtagttatacaatttatttggCAGTGAGAACTCAAACCTTTTTTCCAGTTGCGCACTGCATTGTTCAGTAATGATGGGGGATGGGACTGGTATGCAGGAGGAACTTCGTGGCTGCCATCTGTGAAAGCCTTATTGTTTAGTCAAGTACTCTAAGAATACGATAATATGAAATGATGAAAATGTAGTTAAATGATATATGTATTCAAtcaaaatatactttatacaCTATAAGCTGAACCTTATTaagcaatataatttttttaaattttgttatatacttgaaaaaattcctttgtgaaatctaaaaaattctcgTTATATACTTGTTACCAAAATCTCATcgtcaattttgaaaatattaaatgttttttaaaaagcagatattttcaaaatacattCATCCCCTGCTAAACGTGTAAGTAAAATTCGATTTGTGACCCGCACAAAATGTGCTAAGTTAGGTAATAAGGATTTCTTTACTAATATACCTGATATCAAATCGTGTGATAAGTATgtgtatattaatgtattaaataaaacataaattcgACTTATacaaaaacaaagaaaatatacagtGATAAAATTGAggcaattatatattttgaactCAAAAATCATCGATGCTCTAAACTTACATAGAACACCATTGTTTTTTGAGTTTTCTTCTCTAGATGGTTGACTTTTTGGaatctgtattatatttcctGGTTGAACTATTACATGCTGGAAGACACTCGTAGGAGTAGGTGGATTCGAAGCTTCTGTGGTAGTTGTCATTACTACACTTGTAGGTGGTGGTTGCGTTCTCTGCATATCCATATGTGTGGACGCGTGTGTCGGTACTTTACTTGcctaataaaagtaatatgtaattattatttaaatcatttttttatgtcGGTCAAACCAAGAACGTACGTCGTTGTAGAATTACTTACTTGTAAAACCGACAATTTATCGATGTGGACAGACGAGACAGCAGGTGATTGCGGAGGTTGAGACTGCGTTTGATGTAACGATGGTGGAAGCTGACTTAACTGATTCATTAACCCAGGTCTATACTTATCTTCCTGATTAGTTATATGGCCTGCTGTAGATACGTCCAcgctattttttattacaagataCTTTTTTTCATGTTGATGTTGCATCACATAAATTGGCTGGCTCTGGGGTTGCGGTTGTGCATAATCGACGGGTTGTTCCAAAGGTTTATGCAGAAGAGTTAGGTTCTGTGGTGTTGGCGCTGACAGTGGCATATGAGGCGAATGAGATTGTTTTAGTATTTGTGCATTTTGTTCTGGAACTTCCGAATGACTGGGAAAACCATTGTTCGTTGTGAGTGCATGCTGAAGAATTATGCCTTGTTGTTGTTGCGCTATAGTCGTCACAACCGATGGATGTCGCGGCGGTGGGCTTTGTTCCGACCATGAGAAGGTTAAGTTGGTAGGTCCAGGTATACCACGGCTTACAGGAGAGATTCTTATTACGCTTGTCCCTATACTAGCTGGGACAGGTGCTGTTGGAGCTGGTCGGTTTGACCTAACTACTCGATTGGGTTCAGGTTTTATCACCTGTTGTTGATACTGAGTAATAAACGTGGATTGAGTAGGTGAATGTTTCCACTTCGCACCAGGTGAAACTAATGGAGGCGCGTGATGAGCAGGACTTGAAATAGGCATAAACACGTTGTTTTGATTGAGTCCCAACGGT encodes:
- the Cic gene encoding putative transcription factor capicua isoform X3 yields the protein MLTAHSEMHEKRGDPLGGGQYGVGGGGGGNSIEEKSILEQPPPPLAPPQRDPSDPTISAKKLPKKRKFDPSELEEMDKTSNVTSNINNMVNIRTPNMLLGQPSLVQQSTLARQSPQQQESDCYQVSPGHSVVILPPQSTAVDYSLREEPLRSRPRPATVTIDLSEWRDHRVLALRDSYYYPGVIRNVVQGEIYIEFDGERKLVRYTDVLGAGRYDVIGDASPSVGQVALDAKVCIRCPPSNNHIDAAKVFVKGTVCKILTKPKRFVVRIPREDDQSASYVVKRADLRLVQPPWWDELEEGLEDCDSSRVEGIEHGYRNSSEAPTAVPIMLHHSSNHTSHISAHNTDTYYRTTGTSPLMTSAHSASTALSNGSRPYDDLESEDDLDREDITFPSDADAKLSGSSKRSSMQSRGSTSSLVEQRSITPRSQAATPRSQAATPHRYKKGDVVATPSGVRKKFNGKQWRRLCSKEGCSKESQRRGYCSRHLSLKGSGLRGPTNTFPGGKMDGEETSRDSDTSPNYGDRRIAGRFDQDETEAANMLVSLGSSRSATPAFSSPTGQSSISPCINQSPVPPLGLNQNNVFMPISSPAHHAPPLVSPGAKWKHSPTQSTFITQYQQQVIKPEPNRVVRSNRPAPTAPVPASIGTSVIRISPVSRGIPGPTNLTFSWSEQSPPPRHPSVVTTIAQQQQGIILQHALTTNNGFPSHSEVPEQNAQILKQSHSPHMPLSAPTPQNLTLLHKPLEQPVDYAQPQPQSQPIYVMQHQHEKKYLVIKNSVDVSTAGHITNQEDKYRPGLMNQLSQLPPSLHQTQSQPPQSPAVSSVHIDKLSVLQASKVPTHASTHMDMQRTQPPPTSVVMTTTTEASNPPTPTSVFQHVIVQPGNIIQIPKSQPSREENSKNNGVLYGSHEVPPAYQSHPPSLLNNAVRNWKKAFPWQTTVLDQSEVSPPPSTLSPPLSAPPIPISMSTPGEDGPGPGPDPITPAEEEDDDVFEAEPTTPAEVEANANKRRSQSLSALHSKEPQSPLKTKDRIRRPMNAFMIFSKRHRALVHQRHPNQDNRTVSKILGEWWYALGPEEKQKYHDLASEVKEAHFKAHPDWKWCSKDRRKSSTTSFKGSDSRGKLNSTGEDTDMGPPTDDVPLTPRANDEITVPVSTVYTEAPPIEVINQSHAHRIMEMPVQIENTEPDLKQDEDGNVSDEDQMVICEDPQPEIDLKCKDKLTDSDNDIQDEDGEKKCYTQSRFSPVSGQKRETMTVKQEITCRPKPIKARIPSTGIETTTKYHHTSMDKGGTVSVLSSTYPYHSPVNPTGVSGFQPTGGAFITMPISPKVIKPEPVKSEQQYSTQYSMSNLVASIHENGRNMPKFTAAPVLHSQPLQSLGTILRPLTSAVPYQQSFTVTLLDNDMVAVSKPQQGSQYLGPTPQHPRMFCGFQIPISDAGNRNISSQGLVSGNKMETQSVIVSKPYSVSTTSTTSSYRGIGHPITRLAEPEKNENQVGSNHAQFYVTNTKPDQERKDTVNILLPTTNDKHKPPSTPHTPHTPLNNHGPSKGPFMLAPTPAQLGRAPLQRRQSMAMPPTSNAGDHGPLTSQHCDNRPQISTSQTTEQMQQQQNFSESHASPSPSNKKGSFFKKNVEDGMDRVLEQVNFQEKFSSLPEFKPEDIQSPSAISISTASSSVHGSVVTPGLHSSNLQSSMQMQSYRKKSVQGPHRPTMNEDDIESDTSISATPKSTSSVKLTGNTFFGPDFNVDAYRANNDLVGDVDTNSPRTPKTPGGGAGNSVGMGRSENERGHRKVLEQRRLLVMQLFQENGYFPSTQATTAFQAKHSDIFPNKTSLQLKIREVRQKLKANSTPMSANSLVSPLPVSEPSPNVAGPLTAPPTSMGAPHSLPVSSSGS
- the Cic gene encoding putative transcription factor capicua isoform X6, which gives rise to MLTAHSEMHEKRGDPLGGGQYGVGGGGGGNSIEEKSILEQPPPPLAPPQRDPSDPTISAKKLPKKRKFDPSELEEMDKTSNVTSNINNMVNIRTPNMLLGQPSLVQQSTLARQSPQQQESDCYQVSPGHSVVILPPQSTAVDYSLREEPLRSRPRPATVTIDLSEWRDHRVLALRDSYYYPGVIRNVVQGEIYIEFDGERKLVRYTDVLGAGRYDVIGDASPSVGQVALDAKVCIRCPPSNNHIDAAKVFVKGTVCKILTKPKRFVVRIPREDDQSASYVVKRADLRLVQPPWWDELEEGLEDCDSSRVEGIEHGYRNSSEAPTAVPIMLHHSSNHTSHISAHNTDTYYRTTGTSPLMTSAHSASTALSNGSRPYDDLESEDDLDREDITFPSDADAKLSGSSKRSSMQSRGSTSSLVEQRSITPRSQAATPRSQAATPHRYKKGDVVATPSGVRKKFNGKQWRRLCSKEGCSKESQRRGYCSRHLSLKGSGLRGPTNTFPGGKMDGEETSRDSDTSPNYGDRRIAGRFDQDETEAANMLVSLGSSRSATPAFSSPTGQSSISPCINQSPVPPLGLNQNNVFMPISSPAHHAPPLVSPGAKWKHSPTQSTFITQYQQQVIKPEPNRVVRSNRPAPTAPVPASIGTSVIRISPVSRGIPGPTNLTFSWSEQSPPPRHPSVVTTIAQQQQGIILQHALTTNNGFPSHSEVPEQNAQILKQSHSPHMPLSAPTPQNLTLLHKPLEQPVDYAQPQPQSQPIYVMQHQHEKKYLVIKNSVDVSTAGHITNQEDKYRPGLMNQLSQLPPSLHQTQSQPPQSPAVSSVHIDKLSVLQASKVPTHASTHMDMQRTQPPPTSVVMTTTTEASNPPTPTSVFQHVIVQPGNIIQIPKSQPSREENSKNNGVLYGSHEVPPAYQSHPPSLLNNAVRNWKKAFPWQTTVLDQSEVSPPPSTLSPPLSAPPIPISMSTPGEDGPGPGPDPITPAEEEDDDVFEAEPTTPAEVEANANKRRSQSLSALHSKEPQSPLKTKDRIRRPMNAFMIFSKRHRALVHQRHPNQDNRTVSKILGEWWYALGPEEKQKYHDLASEVKEAHFKAHPDWKWCSKDRRKSSTTSFKGSDSRGKLNSTGEDTDMGPPTDDVPLTPRANDEITVPVSTVYTEAPPIEVINQSHAHRIMEMPVQIENTEPDLKQDEDGNVSDEDQMVICEDPQPEIDLKCKDKLTDSDNDIQDEDGEKKCYTQSRFSPVSGQKRETMTVKQEITCRPKPIKARIPSTGIETTTKYHHTSMDKGGTVSVLSSTYPYHSPVNPTGVSGFQPTGGAFITMPISPKVIKPEPVKSEQQYSTQYSMSNLVASIHENGRNMPKFTAAPVLHSQPLQSLGTILRPLTSAVPYQQSFTVTLLDNDMVAVSKPQQGSQYLGPTPQHPRMFCGFQIPISDAGNRNISSQGLVSGNKMETQSVIVSKPYSVSTTSTTSSYRGIGHPITRLAEPEKNENQVGSNHAQFYVTNTKPDQERKDTVNILLPTTNDKHKPPSTPHTPHTPLNNHVRGLSCLLQLRHNLVEHRCKGDNQWQCLPHQMQETMGL